A stretch of the Natrinema pellirubrum DSM 15624 genome encodes the following:
- a CDS encoding orc1/cdc6 family replication initiation protein has product MPNNDSTQTTVDEILNVDEGDSEDESDIFEKPWLLEIDNVPDANRIVGRDDHITFLAKNLRKMRTNSVPDNVLEWGETGTGKTLVARHVCERLEAATAGTDSPIVTAYINPDPISTYTSTFRKIAEQVNAKAENPLDVPYQGLSAEHYRDQKLWPVVQREFSGGLVVIIDEIDKHGEVNEVLYTLSRSQSKDDVDFPVLTIGISNDIEFKGEIESRVQSTLQPEHRTFTPYEEDQLIAILENRRDAFYDGVLDEEVIPTTAELAAEEHGDARRAVRLFRNAGEIADEEGDDIVTANHVLEADELVEVELFMEMVKGTPLSGKLLLFALTRLDRNNPEKEWFRTSEIHEVYQTVARDVEVEPKGYNRALELLNKHVTTGVLESKKKEGGDQGKFRSYSLQGDVESTRTGLINSTPELQTLMGW; this is encoded by the coding sequence ATGCCAAACAACGATTCCACACAAACCACCGTCGACGAGATATTAAATGTCGACGAGGGGGATAGCGAAGATGAATCGGATATTTTTGAGAAACCGTGGTTGCTCGAGATCGATAACGTTCCTGACGCCAATCGAATTGTCGGACGAGACGACCATATCACGTTCTTGGCCAAGAATCTCCGAAAAATGCGGACAAATAGCGTCCCGGATAACGTCCTGGAGTGGGGCGAAACCGGGACGGGGAAGACACTAGTTGCAAGACACGTCTGCGAGCGGCTTGAAGCAGCAACTGCAGGAACGGACTCCCCCATCGTTACTGCCTACATTAACCCAGACCCCATCTCTACGTATACCTCCACCTTCCGAAAGATTGCAGAGCAGGTGAACGCGAAAGCAGAGAATCCGCTTGATGTCCCCTATCAGGGCCTCTCAGCCGAGCATTATCGGGATCAGAAATTGTGGCCCGTTGTTCAGCGGGAGTTTTCTGGCGGTCTTGTCGTCATTATCGATGAAATCGACAAGCACGGAGAAGTGAACGAAGTCCTCTACACGCTATCACGGTCACAATCAAAAGACGACGTTGACTTCCCAGTCCTTACAATCGGGATTTCGAACGACATCGAATTCAAAGGAGAAATCGAGTCACGGGTTCAATCGACTCTCCAGCCAGAACACCGAACGTTCACGCCGTACGAAGAAGACCAGCTCATTGCAATCCTCGAAAATCGACGGGACGCATTTTATGACGGTGTCCTCGATGAGGAAGTGATTCCAACCACAGCTGAACTCGCAGCTGAAGAACACGGTGACGCTCGACGAGCAGTCCGATTGTTCCGGAATGCGGGCGAGATCGCCGACGAAGAAGGCGATGATATCGTGACCGCGAATCACGTTCTCGAAGCTGACGAACTCGTCGAAGTTGAGCTCTTTATGGAGATGGTGAAAGGGACTCCGTTGTCCGGGAAATTACTCCTGTTTGCTCTCACACGTCTTGACCGGAATAACCCGGAGAAAGAATGGTTCCGGACGTCAGAGATTCACGAGGTTTACCAAACAGTAGCACGGGACGTCGAAGTAGAACCCAAGGGGTACAATCGTGCACTTGAGCTTCTGAACAAGCACGTGACGACAGGAGTTCTCGAATCGAAAAAGAAGGAGGGGGGAGATCAGGGGAAGTTCAGGTCGTATTCGCTCCAAGGAGACGTCGAGAGTACACGAACTGGACTGATCAACTCGACGCCGGAACTCCAGACGTTGATGGGATGGTGA
- a CDS encoding MarR family transcriptional regulator: protein MLRRIELEVLATVDRGDTISELATKHNHSESYLSRAVADLVEKGLVYTERDGRRKRVVPSDARAVELYRDLVRQHSHIDFPELLTGKTLEVLYYLDQPRTVSEIADRSDNYRNTVNRVLKRFRDRGLVGTADGHYEFNADFDRLHEFARELAHHLHRHRLEAVAPKGTILWEDYDEFLAQTETEIDAEAFHETGLARFAGFDLQFLLTGHRYYFYSEDLDAVSPAELCCHTLLIDDGSRHRSYCLLLLSHVDVDEADLRDQAAKYGLEDEIDALLRYLETHGEVDDDRLPEWDEFQKLAADYEVPLPQ, encoded by the coding sequence GTGCTCCGGCGCATCGAACTCGAGGTCCTCGCCACGGTCGACCGCGGCGACACGATCTCCGAACTCGCGACGAAGCACAACCACAGCGAGAGCTACCTCTCTCGTGCCGTCGCCGACCTCGTCGAAAAGGGACTCGTCTACACGGAACGCGACGGGCGGCGAAAACGAGTCGTTCCGTCGGATGCTCGCGCCGTCGAACTCTACCGGGACCTCGTCCGCCAGCACTCCCATATCGACTTCCCCGAGCTGCTGACCGGGAAGACACTCGAGGTGCTGTACTACCTCGACCAGCCGCGAACCGTCTCCGAGATCGCCGACCGGAGCGACAACTACCGCAACACGGTCAACCGCGTCCTCAAGCGGTTTCGCGACCGTGGGCTCGTCGGGACGGCCGACGGCCACTACGAGTTCAACGCCGACTTCGACCGCCTCCACGAGTTCGCCCGTGAACTCGCACACCATCTGCATCGCCACCGCCTCGAAGCCGTCGCCCCGAAGGGCACGATTCTCTGGGAGGACTACGACGAATTCCTCGCCCAGACCGAGACAGAGATCGATGCGGAGGCGTTCCACGAAACCGGCCTCGCTCGATTCGCGGGCTTCGACCTCCAGTTCCTGCTCACCGGCCATCGCTACTACTTCTACTCCGAGGATCTCGACGCAGTCTCGCCGGCGGAACTTTGCTGTCACACACTACTGATCGACGACGGCAGCCGCCACCGCTCGTACTGTCTCCTCCTGCTCAGCCACGTCGACGTCGACGAGGCGGACCTCCGAGATCAGGCGGCGAAGTATGGTCTCGAAGACGAAATCGACGCCCTGCTCCGCTACCTCGAGACGCACGGCGAGGTCGACGACGACCGGCTCCCGGAGTGGGACGAGTTTCAAAAACTGGCGGCTGACTACGAGGTGCCACTACCACAATGA
- a CDS encoding DUF6036 family nucleotidyltransferase gives MRPTFGREYIENEFQRIGNGLSEPLTVYLIGGGAMSLRDLKGATKDIDLVVPDGDAYGQLWAVLMDLGYAEVQSLDPDYRALGATNCVENDDGCRLDIFNQQVANKLVLTDGMQQRSEQFLDTDRLTVRLVSNEDIFLFKAIAGRDDDIEDMNMLVQAGLDYDVVRDELEAQIERLGDDQFATFANEALVELEERYGVTTPIEGHVQELTNRYYRGLEVLQALDEPMTVDELAAELELDDEEVHDRIAYLSTFDRVRRDGDTVRPVE, from the coding sequence ATGAGACCAACATTCGGACGCGAGTACATCGAGAACGAATTCCAGCGAATCGGGAACGGGCTATCTGAACCGCTCACGGTCTACCTGATCGGTGGTGGCGCGATGTCGCTGCGCGACCTCAAGGGGGCGACGAAAGATATCGACCTGGTCGTCCCAGATGGCGACGCGTACGGTCAGCTGTGGGCGGTCCTGATGGACCTCGGGTATGCGGAGGTCCAGTCGCTGGATCCAGATTACCGGGCGCTTGGCGCGACGAACTGCGTCGAGAACGACGACGGGTGTCGCCTCGACATCTTCAACCAGCAGGTCGCGAACAAGCTCGTGCTCACCGACGGGATGCAACAGCGCAGCGAGCAGTTCCTCGACACGGATCGACTGACGGTCCGGCTGGTCAGCAACGAGGATATTTTCCTGTTCAAGGCAATCGCAGGCCGCGATGACGACATCGAGGACATGAATATGCTCGTGCAGGCCGGGCTCGATTACGACGTCGTCCGGGATGAACTCGAAGCCCAGATCGAACGCCTGGGTGACGATCAGTTCGCCACGTTCGCGAACGAGGCCCTGGTCGAACTCGAGGAGCGGTACGGAGTGACCACGCCGATCGAGGGCCACGTCCAAGAGCTCACGAATAGGTACTACCGGGGGCTCGAAGTCCTCCAGGCACTCGATGAACCGATGACCGTCGACGAACTGGCCGCGGAACTGGAGCTGGATGACGAGGAGGTTCACGACCGGATCGCGTATCTCTCAACGTTCGACCGGGTCCGTCGGGATGGCGACACAGTCCGTCCCGTGGAGTAG
- a CDS encoding ArdC-like ssDNA-binding domain-containing protein: MATTSDSSVSFDQTDTRSDEMNSTIEQWIDELVAGVDDAQASAEFQEWLDVQSRFHDYSYRNTLLIKRQCPEASRVAGYRTWQEEFDRHVTEGESAIWIWAPIIAKQCPECENSPSYHEDSDCDYDETSPEEWSEGLVGFKPAPVFDISQTEGEPLPDLDTEATGDAGGLVEQLTAAADDLGVTVRIVPAEEWTHGEAKGICEQLSLVDVQPLVEVRDRENEADLARTLIHEYAHALLHFDVDDDTERAKREVEAEAVAYVVGRYCGLDTSGSAFYLAAWESDDPEVVRERLGRISSTAEELIDVLESESSS, encoded by the coding sequence ATGGCTACGACCAGTGATTCGTCGGTCTCCTTCGACCAGACCGACACGCGATCAGACGAGATGAACAGTACCATCGAACAGTGGATCGACGAGCTCGTCGCCGGCGTCGACGACGCGCAAGCCAGCGCGGAGTTCCAGGAGTGGCTGGACGTCCAGAGTCGTTTCCACGACTACTCCTACCGGAACACGCTCCTCATCAAGCGGCAGTGTCCCGAGGCGAGCCGGGTGGCGGGCTACCGGACGTGGCAGGAGGAGTTCGACCGCCACGTCACGGAGGGTGAGTCGGCCATCTGGATCTGGGCGCCAATCATCGCGAAACAGTGCCCGGAGTGCGAGAACTCCCCGAGCTACCACGAGGACAGCGACTGTGACTACGATGAGACGTCGCCCGAGGAGTGGTCCGAGGGCCTGGTCGGGTTCAAGCCCGCGCCGGTGTTCGACATCTCCCAGACCGAGGGCGAGCCGCTTCCCGACCTGGACACAGAAGCAACCGGGGACGCCGGCGGCCTCGTCGAGCAGTTGACTGCCGCCGCTGACGACCTCGGCGTGACGGTGCGGATCGTTCCAGCCGAGGAGTGGACCCACGGCGAGGCGAAGGGCATCTGCGAGCAGCTGAGTCTCGTCGACGTTCAGCCGCTCGTCGAGGTGCGTGATCGGGAGAACGAGGCCGACCTCGCGCGGACGCTGATTCACGAGTACGCCCACGCTCTGCTCCACTTCGACGTCGACGACGACACCGAGCGGGCGAAACGCGAAGTCGAGGCCGAAGCCGTCGCGTACGTCGTCGGGCGGTACTGCGGGCTCGACACTAGTGGGTCGGCGTTCTACCTCGCTGCGTGGGAGTCGGACGATCCCGAGGTCGTTCGCGAGCGGCTCGGACGGATCAGTTCCACAGCAGAAGAGCTCATCGACGTGCTCGAAAGCGAATCCTCGTCCTAA
- a CDS encoding arsenic resistance protein, giving the protein MTTLSKQWIQHNQVAIYAVAVLLAIGVGLGLPSASSVLEPLINPVLAVLLYVTFLEIPFVRIRRAFRNGRFMAAALGMNFVVVPVVVFGLTRFLPQEPVLLVGAFMVLLTPCIDYVITFTELADGDAEQITAATPALMLIQLLLLPLYLWLFMGQQVAEFIEAGPFIEAFVVIIALPLTLAWATEYWAEHSERGDQWQDTMGWLPVPMMGATLFVVIASQLPRVQDSIGQIASVVPVYVAFLVIMPLLGRFVAGVLGMEAGESRALVFTSVTRNSLVILPLALALPSGYALAPAVVVTQTLVELTGMVVLTRVVPAWLVPDSSDQLLDLDVGQSD; this is encoded by the coding sequence ATGACCACACTCTCGAAACAGTGGATTCAGCACAATCAGGTCGCGATCTACGCCGTCGCCGTTCTCCTCGCGATTGGGGTCGGGCTCGGGCTCCCGAGTGCGAGCTCGGTGCTGGAACCGCTCATCAATCCTGTCTTAGCCGTACTGTTGTACGTCACATTCCTCGAGATTCCGTTCGTCCGGATCCGGCGTGCCTTCCGGAACGGGCGATTCATGGCGGCTGCGCTGGGTATGAACTTCGTGGTCGTGCCGGTCGTCGTGTTCGGCCTCACGCGGTTCCTTCCGCAGGAGCCCGTGCTACTCGTCGGCGCGTTTATGGTGTTGTTGACGCCGTGTATCGACTACGTCATCACGTTCACTGAACTCGCCGACGGTGACGCCGAACAGATCACGGCCGCGACGCCGGCGTTGATGCTTATCCAGCTGTTGTTGCTCCCGCTGTACCTCTGGCTGTTTATGGGCCAGCAGGTGGCCGAGTTTATCGAAGCCGGGCCGTTCATCGAGGCGTTCGTCGTCATTATTGCGCTCCCGCTGACGCTCGCGTGGGCGACTGAGTACTGGGCAGAGCACTCCGAGCGCGGCGATCAGTGGCAGGATACGATGGGCTGGTTGCCGGTTCCGATGATGGGGGCGACGCTGTTCGTCGTGATTGCCTCCCAACTGCCGCGCGTGCAGGATTCGATCGGACAGATCGCCTCGGTCGTCCCCGTCTATGTGGCGTTCTTGGTAATAATGCCGTTGCTCGGCCGATTCGTCGCTGGAGTGCTCGGGATGGAGGCTGGCGAGAGTCGGGCGCTCGTGTTCACCTCCGTCACCCGGAACTCGCTGGTCATACTTCCGCTCGCGCTCGCGCTCCCGTCGGGCTATGCGCTCGCACCAGCGGTCGTCGTCACCCAGACGCTCGTCGAATTGACGGGGATGGTCGTCCTCACACGAGTCGTCCCAGCGTGGTTGGTGCCGGATTCGTCCGACCAGCTCCTTGATCTTGATGTTGGGCAGAGTGACTGA
- a CDS encoding DUF6610 family protein — translation MSPELSSSASTAREIAAARQADYVAFLHRAPFVVDAFDLGFLPGFREDCGYQEAQYQNLSLPVGMLDNDFRNPDLERFVDRFFEYEPQVGVIGDVDEIDDVDAHVAAAREIQASYPEAEIIVVPKSRAVIDVIPEPLVLGYSRGYADRLAHEFSDPADWRGRRVHILGGSPPKQLDAIRQLTRPTLTDEPPADIVGVDWNGLHRGAQFGEFWTADGWDDSGRDADHVTVRKTVRHSLARVREFWRTHGIWPETTPRDEGLTVEYKGPSPADLEDAACTECGTNVWQTRRGPYVAEYDTGAIYGYCTYECYFSHRHRNNLEEIAGEQSVYLPPA, via the coding sequence ATGTCCCCCGAGCTGAGCTCCAGCGCCAGCACCGCCCGCGAAATCGCCGCCGCCAGACAGGCAGACTACGTGGCGTTTCTGCATCGAGCCCCGTTTGTCGTCGACGCTTTCGACCTCGGGTTCCTTCCCGGCTTTCGCGAGGACTGTGGGTACCAAGAGGCGCAGTATCAGAACCTTAGCCTCCCCGTTGGGATGCTCGACAACGATTTCCGGAATCCCGATCTGGAGCGGTTCGTCGACCGTTTCTTCGAGTACGAACCTCAGGTCGGGGTCATCGGGGACGTCGACGAAATCGACGACGTCGACGCCCACGTCGCTGCGGCTCGTGAGATCCAAGCGAGCTATCCAGAGGCCGAGATCATCGTCGTTCCGAAGTCGCGGGCGGTGATCGACGTGATACCCGAGCCCCTCGTCCTCGGGTATTCACGGGGATACGCCGACCGCCTGGCCCACGAGTTCTCTGACCCTGCCGATTGGAGAGGTCGGCGCGTCCACATCCTCGGCGGGAGTCCGCCCAAGCAGCTCGACGCCATTCGACAGCTGACCAGGCCGACACTCACGGATGAGCCACCAGCCGACATCGTCGGCGTCGACTGGAACGGGCTGCATCGCGGCGCGCAGTTCGGTGAGTTCTGGACGGCCGACGGCTGGGACGACAGCGGTCGCGACGCCGACCACGTCACCGTCCGAAAGACGGTGCGCCACAGCCTCGCTCGCGTTCGTGAGTTTTGGAGGACCCACGGAATCTGGCCCGAAACGACACCGCGAGACGAGGGGCTGACCGTCGAGTACAAGGGTCCGAGTCCTGCCGATCTCGAGGACGCCGCTTGTACCGAGTGCGGGACGAACGTCTGGCAAACTCGACGCGGCCCGTACGTTGCCGAATACGATACCGGCGCAATCTATGGATACTGCACCTACGAGTGCTACTTCAGCCACCGTCACCGGAACAACCTGGAGGAAATCGCCGGCGAGCAGAGCGTCTACCTCCCGCCGGCGTGA
- a CDS encoding RidA family protein — MEANSVSESQLDRASESSRKQRDGTEFIGGYGKKTGDSDLLFIEGQLPEEGDRIASDASPQRQLDLCLQNLETELKRQGKEMSDVLQLTMYLAEMDAYERVNDTYEQYFDETYPARTTVGVCDLLGDATVTVDAVVAIE, encoded by the coding sequence ATGGAGGCGAACTCAGTGAGCGAATCCCAGCTCGATCGTGCCAGTGAGAGTAGCCGCAAGCAGCGTGACGGAACGGAATTTATCGGCGGCTACGGCAAGAAAACGGGAGACTCGGACCTCCTCTTCATCGAAGGACAGTTGCCGGAAGAAGGAGACCGGATCGCGAGCGATGCGTCCCCTCAGCGTCAGCTTGACTTGTGTTTACAGAACCTCGAAACCGAGCTCAAACGGCAGGGGAAAGAGATGAGTGACGTTCTACAGCTCACCATGTATCTCGCCGAGATGGATGCATACGAGCGTGTGAACGACACCTATGAGCAGTACTTCGATGAAACGTATCCCGCCCGGACGACGGTTGGCGTCTGTGACCTGCTCGGCGATGCGACAGTGACCGTTGATGCCGTCGTTGCCATCGAATAA
- a CDS encoding ArsR/SmtB family transcription factor — translation MAQATERLRRYLDDELGECRSEDVERRLDELSTLEAALGTAQMGAELDVLSALSNEMRYTLVRVLVAAGEELCVCELNAVVDVTESGLSHALSQLVDAGLVDGRKDGRWKKYRATNRAVALVTVLEGSVSDE, via the coding sequence ATGGCACAAGCTACGGAACGACTTCGACGCTATCTCGATGACGAACTCGGGGAGTGTCGCAGTGAGGATGTCGAGCGCCGCCTCGACGAACTCAGCACCCTTGAAGCGGCACTCGGGACAGCGCAAATGGGCGCTGAACTCGATGTGCTTTCGGCACTCTCCAACGAGATGAGATATACACTCGTCCGCGTTCTCGTCGCCGCAGGGGAGGAGCTCTGCGTTTGTGAACTGAATGCCGTCGTCGACGTGACCGAGAGCGGGCTCAGTCACGCGCTCTCACAGCTCGTGGATGCCGGACTGGTCGACGGCCGCAAGGACGGCCGGTGGAAGAAGTACCGGGCCACCAACCGAGCTGTTGCGCTCGTCACTGTCCTTGAGGGGAGTGTGAGCGATGAGTAA
- the arsB gene encoding ACR3 family arsenite efflux transporter, whose protein sequence is MSNVDAHDHGPNCDCESCGDPRSMDFLDKYLTVWIFGAMAIGVGLGFVAPSVTQPIQNFHLVEIGLVLMMYPPLAKADYSQLRTVFSNWRVLGLSLIQNWLIGPTLMFGLAVIFFSGLVPGLPARPEYFLGLVFIGMARCIAMVLVWNELAEGSTEYVTGLVAFNSLFQIITYGVYVWFFALFLPPLLGMESLVAGITTFDITPIQVFEAIVVFLGIPFAAGFLTRYVGTRAKSEAWYDDEFIPKIDPLTLIALLFTVIVMFATQGENIVASPGDVLLIAVPLTIYFVVMFLVSFGMGRGIGADYSTTTAIGFTAASNNFELAIAVAVAVFGVGSGVAFATVVGPLIEVPVLLALVNVALYFQRKFDWGGFDTGSLDSSASEPTTDD, encoded by the coding sequence ATGAGTAATGTCGACGCCCACGACCACGGTCCCAATTGCGACTGTGAGAGCTGTGGCGACCCGCGGTCGATGGACTTTCTCGATAAGTACCTCACCGTCTGGATCTTCGGCGCGATGGCAATCGGCGTGGGACTCGGTTTCGTCGCCCCGTCGGTGACCCAACCGATTCAGAATTTCCACCTCGTCGAGATCGGGCTGGTTCTGATGATGTACCCGCCGCTTGCGAAGGCCGATTACTCGCAACTTCGGACCGTCTTCAGCAACTGGCGCGTGCTCGGGTTGAGCCTTATCCAGAACTGGCTGATCGGCCCGACACTGATGTTCGGGCTCGCAGTCATCTTCTTCAGCGGGCTCGTCCCGGGGCTTCCGGCGCGTCCCGAATACTTCCTCGGGCTCGTGTTCATCGGGATGGCCCGGTGTATCGCGATGGTGCTCGTCTGGAACGAACTCGCGGAGGGGTCGACCGAGTACGTCACCGGCTTGGTCGCGTTCAACAGCCTCTTCCAGATCATCACGTACGGCGTCTACGTCTGGTTCTTCGCGCTCTTCTTGCCGCCCCTACTGGGGATGGAGTCCCTGGTCGCCGGCATCACGACCTTCGACATCACCCCAATCCAGGTGTTCGAGGCAATCGTGGTCTTCCTCGGGATTCCGTTCGCCGCTGGGTTCCTGACACGCTACGTTGGCACGCGTGCCAAGAGTGAAGCCTGGTACGACGACGAGTTTATCCCAAAAATCGATCCGTTGACGCTCATTGCGTTGCTGTTCACCGTCATCGTGATGTTCGCCACGCAAGGTGAGAACATCGTCGCCTCGCCCGGTGACGTGCTCCTAATCGCGGTGCCCCTGACGATCTACTTCGTCGTGATGTTTCTCGTGAGCTTCGGGATGGGGCGGGGCATCGGCGCGGATTACTCGACGACAACTGCAATCGGATTCACGGCGGCGTCAAACAACTTCGAGCTGGCCATCGCTGTTGCCGTGGCCGTGTTCGGTGTCGGCTCCGGCGTCGCATTCGCAACGGTTGTCGGCCCACTCATCGAGGTCCCCGTCCTGCTTGCGCTGGTCAACGTCGCCCTGTACTTCCAGCGGAAGTTCGACTGGGGCGGCTTCGACACTGGGAGCCTCGATTCCTCCGCATCTGAACCGACGACTGACGACTAA
- a CDS encoding low molecular weight phosphatase family protein: MSTNTETEDLIRIAFMCVQNAGRSQMSTAFAERERERRGLEDRIEILTGGTHPADHVHDEVVEVMAEEGFDLSDRTPREITLDELRSCEYVATMGCSTLDVGDVGEDVDVRDWALEDPDGQDLDRVREIRDEIEQRVISLFDEISTAE, from the coding sequence ATGTCAACCAACACTGAAACAGAGGACCTGATTCGTATCGCCTTCATGTGCGTCCAGAACGCTGGCCGCTCGCAGATGTCCACGGCGTTTGCAGAACGTGAACGAGAACGACGTGGCCTCGAGGACCGCATCGAGATCCTCACCGGCGGAACTCACCCGGCCGACCACGTCCACGACGAAGTCGTCGAGGTGATGGCCGAGGAGGGATTTGACCTCTCCGACCGGACGCCTCGTGAGATCACGCTGGACGAACTGCGCTCCTGCGAGTACGTTGCTACGATGGGCTGCTCGACCCTCGATGTAGGCGATGTTGGCGAGGACGTCGATGTTCGTGATTGGGCCCTGGAGGACCCTGACGGCCAGGACCTTGACCGGGTACGCGAGATTCGTGACGAAATCGAACAACGGGTTATCTCGTTGTTCGACGAAATCAGCACAGCTGAGTAA
- the merA gene encoding mercury(II) reductase, translating to MTHTSDYDLVILGGGAAAFAAITEASRRDLSTAMVNTGLPIGGTCVNVGCVPSKHLLAVAESGAAASENPFDAVRYPEEPTIDWADALEGTDDLVEGFRQENYVDVAEHFETDIYEGYGQLVDDTTIEVVDGPYEGARITGEKALVATGSSPWAPPIDGLDDVDYYTSETILEERDLPESIVMLGGGYIALEWGQILHRVGVDVTVLQRSGHVLSDMEGQLGREMQGAFNEEGIDVVTSNDFQQVQDVATDSGADPGQQGVAVETVIEGEEQAFTAEALFVATGVQPNSEDIGLEAVGVGTESDGAIRVDEHFQTTNPDIYAAGDVIGEPELETVAAKEGNHAVKNAFGDESVDIDYDAVPAVVFTSPEVAAVGTTEREYMDEHGTCSCRTVQMEDVPRAKAAENTDGLVQVVKHHETDEIVGVHMVGPRAADMIMEATLAVRFGLTVDNIIDTVHPFPTFSEAFKQACQAFRRDTSTMSCCIE from the coding sequence ATGACCCACACCTCCGACTATGATCTAGTGATTCTCGGCGGTGGCGCCGCAGCGTTCGCCGCGATCACTGAAGCAAGTCGGCGGGACCTCTCGACAGCGATGGTGAACACCGGCCTGCCCATCGGTGGGACGTGCGTGAACGTCGGCTGTGTCCCGAGCAAGCATCTGCTCGCCGTCGCCGAGAGCGGCGCTGCAGCGTCGGAGAATCCCTTCGACGCCGTTCGATACCCTGAGGAACCGACTATCGACTGGGCCGACGCACTCGAGGGGACCGACGACCTCGTCGAGGGATTCCGCCAGGAGAACTACGTCGATGTCGCCGAACACTTCGAGACCGACATCTACGAGGGCTACGGCCAGCTGGTCGACGACACAACCATCGAGGTCGTCGACGGTCCCTACGAGGGCGCGCGCATCACTGGGGAGAAAGCGCTCGTCGCGACCGGAAGTTCACCATGGGCGCCACCCATCGACGGCCTCGACGACGTTGACTACTACACGAGCGAGACAATCCTTGAGGAGCGCGACCTTCCCGAAAGCATCGTGATGCTCGGTGGCGGATACATTGCGCTGGAGTGGGGCCAGATCCTCCACCGTGTCGGCGTCGACGTGACGGTTCTCCAGCGCTCCGGTCACGTGCTCTCAGATATGGAAGGTCAGCTCGGCCGGGAGATGCAAGGAGCCTTCAACGAGGAGGGAATCGACGTCGTGACCAGTAACGACTTCCAGCAGGTTCAGGATGTGGCTACCGACAGTGGTGCTGACCCTGGTCAGCAGGGCGTCGCTGTGGAGACTGTCATCGAGGGCGAGGAGCAAGCGTTCACCGCAGAGGCGTTATTCGTCGCGACCGGCGTCCAGCCCAACAGCGAGGACATCGGCTTGGAAGCAGTCGGCGTCGGGACCGAATCCGATGGCGCGATTCGCGTCGACGAGCATTTCCAGACGACGAACCCCGACATCTACGCGGCTGGCGACGTGATCGGCGAGCCCGAACTGGAGACGGTCGCCGCCAAGGAAGGCAACCACGCTGTCAAGAATGCCTTCGGCGACGAAAGCGTGGACATCGACTACGACGCCGTCCCGGCAGTCGTCTTCACCAGTCCCGAGGTAGCAGCCGTTGGGACAACTGAACGCGAATATATGGACGAACACGGTACCTGTTCCTGCCGGACGGTTCAGATGGAAGATGTCCCTCGGGCAAAGGCCGCCGAGAATACGGATGGACTCGTTCAGGTGGTGAAGCACCACGAGACTGACGAGATCGTCGGTGTCCACATGGTCGGCCCACGTGCCGCCGACATGATCATGGAAGCTACACTGGCTGTGAGGTTCGGGCTGACTGTCGACAACATCATCGATACTGTCCACCCGTTCCCGACGTTCTCCGAGGCGTTCAAACAGGCCTGTCAGGCGTTCCGTCGGGACACATCGACGATGAGCTGCTGTATCGAATGA
- a CDS encoding winged helix-turn-helix transcriptional regulator, with protein sequence MADTTSPAPMCDVEGTCYCPLTGVIDTLSRKYAMQLVSIIGAHDSLRFAEIEDHLPTASTSTISKRLNEFKEAGLVSRTQYNEIPPRVEYALTEDGYEVRTRLEPLLEWATANSGNA encoded by the coding sequence ATGGCAGATACTACTTCACCGGCGCCAATGTGCGATGTTGAGGGGACGTGCTACTGTCCGCTTACAGGAGTTATCGACACGTTGAGCCGAAAATACGCGATGCAACTCGTCAGCATCATCGGCGCACACGACTCACTGCGGTTCGCGGAGATCGAAGACCACCTCCCAACGGCGAGCACGTCGACAATCTCGAAACGCCTAAACGAATTCAAGGAGGCAGGGCTCGTCTCCCGGACGCAGTACAACGAAATCCCACCGCGTGTCGAATATGCGTTGACAGAGGATGGCTACGAGGTCCGAACACGACTGGAACCGTTACTCGAGTGGGCGACAGCAAATAGCGGAAATGCGTAA